A DNA window from Massilia putida contains the following coding sequences:
- a CDS encoding flagellar brake protein, translating to MTDLSVPLMRKGPPKPADAVARIKPDSGFHVMRDAFDIGDALTTLALTGEPVTVYPRGQDMVMARIDSVDPEGKVFTLDLAEHGVALQDKTVFVAALGSNAKVQFELDAAPAAVPDRPDLLQFPLPDVCLVLNRRAEPRLESPVGMNYGARFTMLGKVFEMPLYDFSRGGVGLRATPEQALELYVGKKLDGVVLEMGSSLVITADLEVRLLRPFRTFLLGQQVQVGCRISNMSMQMRQSLERAVDKVQKRR from the coding sequence CAGTGCCTCTGATGCGCAAGGGTCCGCCCAAACCGGCGGACGCCGTCGCCCGGATCAAACCCGATTCGGGCTTTCACGTAATGCGCGACGCGTTCGACATCGGCGACGCGTTGACGACGCTCGCACTCACCGGCGAGCCCGTGACCGTCTATCCGCGCGGCCAGGACATGGTCATGGCGCGCATCGACAGCGTCGATCCGGAGGGCAAGGTCTTCACGCTGGACCTCGCCGAACACGGCGTGGCGCTGCAAGACAAGACCGTGTTCGTCGCGGCGCTGGGCAGCAATGCCAAGGTCCAGTTCGAGCTCGACGCGGCCCCGGCCGCCGTGCCCGACCGGCCTGACCTCCTGCAATTCCCCCTGCCGGACGTCTGTCTCGTGCTGAACCGGCGCGCCGAGCCGCGCCTCGAATCGCCGGTGGGCATGAATTACGGCGCCCGTTTCACGATGCTGGGCAAGGTGTTCGAGATGCCGCTGTACGATTTTTCGCGCGGGGGCGTCGGCCTGCGCGCGACGCCGGAACAGGCGCTCGAACTGTATGTGGGCAAGAAACTGGATGGCGTCGTGCTGGAGATGGGATCGTCGCTCGTCATCACGGCCGACCTCGAAGTCCGCCTGCTGCGGCCGTTCCGCACCTTCCTCCTGGGCCAGCAGGTGCAGGTGGGCTGCCGCATCTCGAACATGTCGATGCAGATGCGCCAGTCGCTCGAGCGAGCCGTGGACAAGGTGCAGAAGCGGCGCTGA
- a CDS encoding EAL and HDOD domain-containing protein: MYQTNFIVREPLLDPKQRVIGYELGWQQRDGQTVGDADLESLVAFVAEHVVDEEQGWLLRDKILFLDAVPAMLSLDALHALPPERTVLSLRVRDLANADTRAAVQALRAGGVGISIRGADPALLGKNLTPFASYAEVRFTGTDVAAQARAYALAKQSALRLVGRPVATWPDFDACAALGLDAFVGKLHLTPRPGNPVKGMNPAQTIILQLMQMVQNNEDVPKIEAVLKRDPALIYKLLRFINSAGFGSGREIQSLRQAIAMLGYAPLYRWLVLLLATASASGYSPVLMETAVVRARLCELLGQTHLARGEGEHLFVAGMFSLLDRLLGLPMKEVLDTIQLPEQVVQALLGREGTYGPYLALAEACELNSDLVASLAASLDISPHDVNKAHLSALAWAQNVAA; the protein is encoded by the coding sequence ATGTACCAGACTAATTTCATCGTCCGCGAACCCCTGCTCGATCCCAAGCAGCGCGTGATCGGCTACGAACTCGGTTGGCAACAGCGCGACGGCCAGACCGTCGGCGACGCCGACCTCGAAAGCCTCGTCGCCTTCGTGGCCGAACACGTGGTCGACGAGGAGCAGGGCTGGCTGCTGCGCGACAAGATCCTGTTCCTCGACGCCGTGCCGGCCATGTTGTCGCTGGATGCGCTGCACGCGCTGCCGCCGGAACGCACCGTGTTGTCGCTGCGCGTACGCGACCTCGCCAACGCCGATACCCGCGCCGCCGTGCAAGCCTTGCGCGCGGGCGGCGTCGGCATCTCGATCCGCGGCGCCGACCCAGCCCTGCTGGGCAAGAACCTCACGCCGTTCGCGTCCTACGCCGAAGTGCGCTTCACCGGTACCGACGTGGCCGCCCAGGCGCGCGCGTACGCGCTTGCGAAGCAGTCGGCGCTGCGCCTCGTCGGGCGGCCCGTCGCGACGTGGCCGGATTTCGATGCCTGCGCCGCGCTGGGCCTGGACGCCTTCGTCGGCAAGCTGCACCTGACGCCGCGCCCGGGCAACCCGGTCAAGGGCATGAACCCGGCCCAGACCATCATCCTGCAACTGATGCAGATGGTGCAGAACAACGAGGACGTGCCGAAGATCGAGGCCGTGCTCAAGCGCGATCCGGCGCTGATCTATAAACTCCTGCGCTTCATCAACTCGGCCGGCTTCGGTTCGGGCCGCGAGATCCAGTCGCTGCGCCAGGCCATCGCGATGCTGGGTTATGCGCCGCTGTACCGCTGGCTCGTCCTGTTGCTGGCCACCGCGAGCGCGAGCGGCTACTCGCCCGTGCTGATGGAAACGGCCGTCGTGCGTGCGCGCCTGTGCGAGCTGCTCGGCCAGACGCACCTGGCCCGCGGCGAAGGCGAGCACCTGTTCGTGGCCGGCATGTTCTCGTTGCTCGACCGCCTGCTGGGGTTGCCGATGAAGGAAGTGCTGGACACGATCCAGCTGCCGGAACAGGTCGTGCAGGCGCTGCTCGGGCGCGAGGGCACCTACGGGCCGTACTTGGCGCTGGCGGAGGCGTGCGAGTTGAATTCCGACCTCGTGGCGTCGCTGGCGGCGTCGCTGGACATCAGCCCGCATGACGTCAACAAGGCGCATTTGTCGGCGCTGGCGTGGGCGCAAAACGTGGCGGCATAA
- the cheZ gene encoding protein phosphatase CheZ, translated as MTEYTADSTSPDEVLSRIGHMTRALHESLRGLGLDKLIEKAASDIPDARDRLDYVARLSEQSAKRVLDATDAANPLQDGIDDRAAELTRSWQALLAEPGNGDSAWRELAERTVASLAESRNAATATKGHLMDIMMAQDFQDLTGQVISRITGIAQNLEKQLVQVLVDFAPSEIKRELDNGLLNGPQINPEGNTEIVADQGQVDDLLDSLGF; from the coding sequence ATGACCGAGTACACTGCCGACTCGACCTCGCCCGACGAGGTCCTGAGCCGGATCGGACATATGACCCGCGCGCTGCACGAAAGCCTGCGCGGGCTCGGCCTGGACAAACTGATCGAAAAGGCGGCCAGCGACATCCCCGATGCCCGCGACCGCCTCGATTACGTGGCCCGGCTGTCCGAGCAATCGGCCAAGCGTGTGCTCGACGCGACCGATGCGGCCAATCCGCTGCAGGACGGCATCGACGACCGTGCCGCTGAACTGACCCGTTCCTGGCAGGCCCTGCTGGCCGAACCGGGCAATGGCGACAGTGCATGGCGCGAGCTCGCCGAGCGCACCGTGGCCAGCCTGGCCGAATCGCGCAATGCGGCCACCGCCACCAAAGGTCATTTGATGGACATCATGATGGCCCAGGACTTCCAGGACCTGACCGGCCAGGTGATTTCACGCATCACGGGCATCGCCCAGAACCTGGAAAAACAGCTGGTGCAGGTGCTCGTCGATTTCGCCCCGAGCGAAATCAAGCGCGAGCTCGACAATGGCCTGCTGAACGGTCCGCAGATCAATCCGGAAGGCAACACCGAAATCGTGGCCGACCAGGGCCAGGTCGACGACCTGCTGGACAGTCTCGGTTTCTGA
- the cheY gene encoding chemotaxis response regulator CheY — translation MADPKMRFLVVDDFSTMRRIVKNLLKELGYGNVDEAEDGVQALAKLRSEQFDFVVSDWNMPNMDGLTMLQNIRADPALAKLPVLMVTAEAKKENIIAAAQAGANGYVVKPFTAATLDEKLNKIFEKMEKAA, via the coding sequence ATGGCTGATCCTAAGATGCGTTTCCTGGTTGTTGACGATTTTTCGACGATGCGACGCATCGTCAAAAATCTGCTGAAAGAACTGGGTTACGGCAATGTCGACGAAGCGGAAGACGGTGTCCAGGCACTGGCCAAGCTGCGCAGCGAACAGTTCGATTTCGTCGTGTCGGACTGGAACATGCCGAACATGGACGGCCTGACCATGCTGCAGAATATTCGTGCCGATCCCGCACTGGCCAAGCTGCCGGTGCTGATGGTGACCGCCGAAGCCAAGAAGGAAAACATCATCGCGGCGGCGCAAGCCGGCGCCAACGGCTACGTCGTGAAGCCGTTCACCGCGGCCACGCTGGACGAAAAGCTGAACAAGATTTTCGAAAAGATGGAAAAGGCCGCATAA
- a CDS encoding protein-glutamate methylesterase/protein-glutamine glutaminase, translating into MTKIKVVIVDDSALIRSVMTEIVNSQPDMEVVGVAPDPLVARDLIKRTNPDVLTLDVEMPKMDGLDFLEKLMRLRPMPVLMVSSLTERGSEITMRALELGAVDFVTKPKISIQSGMREYTELIADKIRATARARVKARTLQTAAAGAPTQLPQLRSPLTSSEKLIIIGASTGGTEAIREFLMQMPSDCPGILIAQHMPEGFTTSFARRLDSLCKISVVESAGNERVLPGHAYIAPGHSHLLLTRSGANYMTKIEQSEPVNRHRPSVDVLFRSAAQAAGKNAVGVILTGMGKDGAQGMLEMKNAGAYNFAQDEASCVVFGMPREAIAIGASHEVAPLTALPGLVLDHLATHGGRALRV; encoded by the coding sequence ATGACGAAGATCAAAGTGGTGATCGTCGACGATTCCGCCCTGATCCGCAGCGTGATGACGGAAATCGTCAACTCGCAGCCTGACATGGAGGTCGTCGGCGTCGCCCCCGATCCGCTCGTCGCGCGCGACCTGATCAAGCGCACGAACCCGGACGTGCTCACGCTGGACGTCGAGATGCCGAAGATGGACGGCCTCGACTTCCTCGAAAAGCTGATGCGTCTGCGCCCGATGCCGGTGCTGATGGTGTCGTCGCTGACGGAGCGCGGCTCCGAAATCACGATGCGCGCGCTGGAACTGGGCGCCGTCGATTTCGTGACCAAACCCAAGATCTCGATCCAGAGCGGCATGCGCGAGTACACGGAGCTGATCGCCGACAAGATCCGCGCGACGGCGCGTGCCCGCGTCAAGGCGCGCACCCTGCAGACCGCCGCGGCCGGCGCCCCCACGCAACTGCCGCAGCTGCGCAGCCCGCTGACGTCATCGGAAAAGCTGATCATCATCGGCGCCTCGACGGGCGGCACGGAAGCGATCCGCGAATTCCTCATGCAGATGCCGTCCGACTGCCCCGGCATCCTGATCGCCCAGCATATGCCGGAAGGTTTCACCACGTCGTTTGCGCGCCGCCTCGACTCCCTGTGCAAGATCAGCGTCGTCGAGTCCGCGGGCAACGAACGCGTGCTGCCGGGGCACGCCTACATCGCGCCGGGCCACTCCCACCTGTTGCTGACGCGTTCGGGCGCGAACTACATGACGAAGATCGAGCAGTCCGAACCGGTCAACCGTCATCGTCCGTCCGTGGACGTCCTGTTCCGCTCGGCGGCCCAGGCGGCCGGCAAGAACGCCGTCGGCGTGATCCTGACGGGCATGGGCAAGGACGGCGCGCAAGGCATGCTGGAGATGAAGAACGCGGGCGCCTACAATTTCGCCCAGGATGAAGCGTCGTGCGTCGTGTTCGGCATGCCGCGCGAAGCGATCGCCATCGGCGCCTCCCACGAGGTGGCCCCGTTGACGGCATTGCCGGGCCTCGTGCTTGACCATCTGGCAACCCACGGAGGCCGTGCGTTGCGCGTTTGA
- the cheD gene encoding chemoreceptor glutamine deamidase CheD, translating to METNSHFATNVYYDRTFDCDAAKILPGEYYYTEKDMLIVTVLGSCVSACIRDRVKGLGGMNHFMLPDGGDPGNPVSASMRYGTYAMEVLINDLLKSGARRENLEAKVFGGGAVLRGFSAMNVGERNAAFVINFLKTERIPVLAEDLNDIYPRKVYFFPRTGKVLVKKLMQTHNDTLAKRELDYASRLKVTPVAGAVDLF from the coding sequence ATGGAAACGAACAGCCATTTCGCCACCAACGTCTATTACGACCGCACCTTCGATTGCGACGCGGCCAAGATCCTCCCCGGCGAGTACTACTACACCGAGAAGGACATGCTGATCGTGACGGTGCTCGGCTCGTGCGTGTCCGCGTGCATCCGCGACCGCGTCAAGGGCCTGGGTGGCATGAACCATTTCATGCTGCCGGACGGCGGCGACCCGGGCAACCCGGTCTCGGCGTCGATGCGCTACGGAACGTATGCGATGGAGGTGCTGATCAACGACCTGCTCAAGTCCGGCGCGCGCCGCGAAAACCTGGAAGCGAAGGTCTTCGGCGGCGGCGCCGTGCTGCGCGGCTTCTCCGCGATGAACGTGGGCGAACGCAATGCCGCGTTCGTCATCAACTTCCTCAAGACGGAACGGATTCCCGTGCTGGCAGAGGATTTGAACGACATTTACCCGCGCAAGGTGTATTTTTTCCCGCGCACCGGCAAGGTACTCGTCAAGAAGCTGATGCAGACCCATAACGACACGCTGGCGAAGCGCGAACTCGATTACGCCAGCCGCCTCAAGGTCACGCCGGTCGCCGGCGCCGTCGACCTGTTCTGA